A single genomic interval of Nonomuraea rubra harbors:
- a CDS encoding ABC transporter ATP-binding protein, producing the protein MVMLRAEGLVKRYGDVTALDGFDLRVAPGEIAGLVGHNGAGKTTFFEIAAGLTAPDAGSVRVEGRVDVAPQQLALYPAITVRETLRLFGGLAGLRGRALAGAVESTAEELLLTGVLDRRAGVLSGGQQRRVQAATALLADPGVLLLDEPTAGADPETRAALLTAVRRRAARGAAVVYCTHYLPELSELGATVAVARDGRVIARGAGADLLKDLPGEVRVSVEGGQDITVSTTDPTATLTALLRDLDRPVRGIDIRHPSLDDLYRELSHDRAA; encoded by the coding sequence ATGGTCATGCTGAGGGCCGAAGGGCTGGTCAAGCGGTACGGCGACGTCACCGCGCTCGACGGGTTCGACCTGCGGGTGGCGCCGGGGGAGATCGCGGGGCTGGTGGGGCACAACGGGGCGGGCAAGACGACGTTCTTCGAGATCGCCGCGGGGCTGACCGCGCCGGACGCCGGGTCCGTGCGGGTCGAGGGCCGGGTGGACGTGGCGCCGCAGCAGCTCGCGCTCTACCCCGCGATCACCGTACGGGAGACGCTGCGGCTCTTCGGCGGCCTGGCGGGGCTGCGCGGACGGGCCCTGGCCGGGGCGGTCGAGAGCACGGCGGAGGAACTGCTGCTCACCGGCGTGCTCGACCGGCGGGCGGGCGTGCTCTCCGGCGGCCAGCAGCGCAGGGTGCAGGCCGCCACCGCCCTCCTGGCCGATCCCGGCGTGCTGCTGCTCGACGAGCCCACGGCGGGCGCCGACCCCGAGACGCGCGCCGCGCTGCTGACGGCCGTGCGGCGGCGGGCCGCTCGCGGCGCGGCCGTCGTCTACTGCACCCACTACCTGCCGGAGCTGTCCGAGCTGGGCGCCACGGTCGCCGTCGCGCGCGACGGCCGCGTGATCGCCCGCGGCGCGGGCGCCGACCTGCTGAAGGACCTGCCGGGGGAGGTGCGGGTGAGCGTGGAGGGCGGCCAGGACATCACCGTCAGCACCACCGACCCGACCGCGACCCTGACCGCCCTGCTGCGCGACCTCGACCGCCCGGTACGCGGCATCGACATCCGCCACCCCTCGCTCGACGACCTGTACCGGGAGCTGTCCCATGACCGTGCCGCGTGA
- a CDS encoding TetR/AcrR family transcriptional regulator gives MRKLKTSRQPEILDAALAIADERGLDALSMRAVAERVGVTPMALYGYFRNKDELLDGLVGRLLAELAPAGPGGSWQERLTAVAQATRRVAREHPSVFPLLLFRSSVTPDGVRVVDAIYQALLEAGVPEAEVPRVERLVSTFVLGFAVSEVNGRFSGTSNASRARRGGEDAPAHRRLAEHLTVDDWDAEFAADLADLMRIIRPV, from the coding sequence GTGCGGAAGCTCAAGACCTCCCGGCAGCCGGAAATCCTCGACGCGGCACTCGCGATCGCCGACGAGCGCGGGCTCGACGCCCTGTCCATGCGCGCCGTGGCGGAGCGCGTCGGGGTGACGCCCATGGCCCTGTACGGCTACTTCCGCAACAAGGACGAGCTGCTCGACGGCCTGGTGGGGCGGCTGCTCGCCGAGCTGGCCCCCGCCGGGCCCGGCGGCTCGTGGCAGGAGCGGCTGACCGCGGTCGCGCAGGCGACGCGGCGGGTGGCCAGGGAGCATCCTTCGGTCTTCCCGCTGCTGCTCTTCCGCTCCTCGGTGACGCCGGACGGGGTGCGGGTGGTGGACGCGATCTACCAGGCGCTGCTGGAGGCGGGGGTACCGGAGGCGGAGGTGCCGCGGGTGGAGCGGCTGGTGAGCACGTTCGTGCTCGGATTCGCGGTCTCGGAGGTGAACGGGCGCTTCTCCGGCACCTCGAACGCGTCGCGAGCGCGGCGCGGCGGCGAGGACGCCCCCGCGCACCGGCGGCTGGCGGAGCATCTGACGGTCGATGACTGGGATGCCGAATTCGCCGCTGATCTGGCTGATCTCATGCGTATCATCCGACCCGTCTGA
- a CDS encoding ribonucleoside-diphosphate reductase subunit alpha codes for MTQIVEVDRRLAIEEAAARVIADPANSRVAARLLAEEIAEEAAGHGVRSFSESIAATHAAGLIQDALAAFVAAHAAELDALISDEADDRFEYFGLRTVYDRYLLRHPETRDVLERPQHFFLRVACGLSETVAEAAELYGLMSTLSYLPSSPTLFNSGARRPQLSSCFLLDSPRDELEGIYDRYGQVARLSKYAGGIGISWTRVRSRGSLIRGTNGHSNGIVPWLRTLDSSVAAVNQGGRRKGAACVYLETWHADIEEFLELRDNTGEDARRTHNLNLANWVPDEFMRRVEADEMWSLFDPKETPDLTDLYGEAFEARYRAYEAEGRYVRQIPARTLYGRMMRTLAQTGNGWMTFKDAANRTSNQTARPENVIHLSNLCTEILEVTSDGETAVCNLGSINLAAHLVAGEVDWERLRRTVRTAVRFLDRTIDLGFYPTPEAEAANKRWRPIGLGLMGLADVFFALRLPFDSPRALELSTRISEEIALAAYDTSADLATERGRHPSYADTRASGGVLHPDHYTTSSPQWEALREKIARTGLRNSLMIAIAPTATIASIAGCYECIEPQVSNVFKRETLSGEFLQVNRYLVADLQARGLWTQQLRDDLKRADGSVQALPGVPDDLKVLYRTAWELPQKALIDLAAARQPYIDQSQSLNLFMASPTIGKLSSMYAYAWKQGLKTTYYLRSRPATRIAQTTVATPVAEAVACSLENPETCEACQ; via the coding sequence GTGACTCAGATCGTCGAGGTTGACCGCCGCCTGGCCATCGAGGAGGCCGCCGCGCGGGTGATCGCCGACCCGGCCAACTCGCGGGTCGCCGCCCGGCTGCTGGCCGAGGAGATCGCCGAGGAGGCCGCCGGGCACGGCGTGCGCTCGTTCTCCGAGTCGATCGCGGCCACCCACGCGGCCGGGCTGATCCAGGACGCGCTCGCCGCGTTCGTCGCCGCGCACGCCGCCGAGCTGGACGCGCTGATCTCGGACGAGGCCGACGACCGGTTCGAGTACTTCGGGCTGCGTACGGTCTACGACCGCTACCTGCTGCGCCACCCCGAGACCCGCGACGTGCTCGAACGGCCGCAGCACTTCTTCCTCCGCGTGGCCTGCGGGCTGTCGGAGACCGTCGCCGAGGCGGCCGAGCTGTACGGGCTCATGTCCACGCTGTCGTACCTGCCCAGCTCGCCCACCCTGTTCAACTCCGGCGCGCGCCGCCCGCAGCTGTCGTCCTGCTTCCTGCTCGACTCGCCGCGCGACGAGCTGGAGGGCATCTACGACAGGTACGGCCAGGTGGCGCGGCTGTCCAAGTACGCCGGGGGCATCGGCATCTCCTGGACCCGGGTGCGCTCGCGCGGCTCCCTCATCAGGGGCACGAACGGCCACTCCAACGGCATCGTGCCCTGGCTGCGCACGCTCGACTCGTCCGTGGCCGCGGTCAACCAGGGCGGGCGGCGCAAGGGCGCGGCCTGCGTCTACCTGGAGACCTGGCACGCCGACATCGAGGAGTTCCTGGAGCTGCGGGACAACACCGGCGAGGACGCCCGCCGTACGCACAACCTGAACCTGGCCAACTGGGTGCCCGACGAGTTCATGCGCCGGGTCGAGGCCGACGAGATGTGGTCGCTGTTCGACCCGAAGGAGACGCCCGACCTCACGGACCTGTACGGGGAGGCGTTCGAGGCGAGATACCGCGCCTACGAGGCCGAGGGACGATATGTCAGGCAGATCCCGGCGCGCACCCTGTACGGCCGCATGATGCGCACCCTCGCCCAGACCGGCAACGGCTGGATGACGTTCAAGGACGCCGCCAACCGCACCTCCAACCAGACCGCCCGCCCCGAGAACGTCATCCACCTGTCGAACCTGTGCACCGAGATCCTGGAGGTCACCAGCGACGGCGAGACCGCGGTCTGCAACCTCGGCTCGATCAACCTGGCCGCCCACCTGGTGGCGGGCGAGGTGGACTGGGAGCGGCTGCGCCGCACCGTGCGCACCGCCGTACGCTTCCTCGACCGCACCATCGACCTCGGCTTCTACCCGACGCCCGAGGCCGAGGCGGCCAACAAGCGCTGGCGGCCCATCGGGCTCGGGCTGATGGGGCTGGCCGACGTGTTCTTCGCGCTGCGGCTGCCGTTCGACTCGCCGCGGGCGCTGGAGCTGTCCACCAGGATCTCCGAGGAGATCGCGCTGGCCGCGTACGACACCTCGGCCGACCTCGCCACCGAGCGCGGCCGGCACCCGTCGTACGCCGACACCCGCGCGTCCGGCGGCGTCCTGCACCCCGACCACTACACCACCTCGTCCCCTCAGTGGGAGGCGCTGCGCGAGAAGATCGCCCGCACCGGCCTGCGCAACTCGCTCATGATCGCCATCGCGCCCACGGCCACGATCGCCTCCATCGCCGGCTGCTACGAGTGCATCGAGCCGCAGGTGTCCAACGTGTTCAAGCGCGAGACCCTGTCCGGCGAGTTCCTCCAGGTCAACCGGTACCTGGTGGCCGACCTGCAGGCCCGGGGGCTGTGGACGCAGCAGCTCCGCGACGACCTCAAGCGGGCCGACGGCTCGGTGCAGGCGCTGCCCGGCGTCCCCGACGACCTCAAGGTGCTCTACCGCACGGCCTGGGAGCTGCCGCAGAAGGCGCTCATCGACCTGGCCGCCGCGCGCCAGCCGTACATCGACCAGTCGCAGTCGCTCAACCTCTTCATGGCCAGCCCCACCATCGGCAAGCTCTCCTCGATGTACGCCTACGCCTGGAAGCAGGGCCTGAAGACCACGTACTACCTGCGCTCCCGCCCCGCCACCCGCATCGCCCAGACCACGGTCGCGACGCCGGTCGCCGAAGCGGTGGCCTGCTCACTCGAGAACCCCGAGACCTGCGAAGCCTGCCAGTAA
- a CDS encoding SAM-dependent methyltransferase yields the protein MRQFDHQKPHPARMYDYMLGGKDNFAVDRQAIDQLAELIPEAVPLARANRAFLQRAVRYVARAGVDQFLDLGSGLPTQGSAHEVAPEARVVYVDHDPVVAAHATALLRHSPGRARFVQADLLDPEDVLARAGEFLDLDRPIAVLLVSILHFLPDSAGPQRAVAVLRERLAPGGFLVITHATTLGGLEDEERARGVYRGSTAGGGTDRSPGQIRAFFGGWPLEPPGLVQATDWRPDRPKLVGDWSLPSSLMAGVGKKTT from the coding sequence GTGCGGCAGTTCGACCACCAGAAGCCTCATCCCGCACGCATGTACGACTACATGCTGGGCGGGAAGGACAACTTCGCGGTCGACCGCCAGGCCATCGACCAGCTCGCCGAGCTGATCCCGGAGGCGGTCCCGCTGGCCCGCGCGAACCGGGCCTTCCTCCAGCGTGCCGTACGTTATGTCGCCCGCGCCGGGGTCGACCAGTTCCTCGACCTCGGCAGCGGGCTGCCCACCCAGGGCAGCGCGCACGAGGTGGCGCCCGAGGCCAGGGTCGTCTACGTCGATCACGACCCCGTTGTCGCCGCACACGCCACGGCCCTGCTCCGGCACTCGCCGGGCAGGGCCCGTTTCGTCCAGGCCGACCTGCTCGATCCCGAGGACGTGCTGGCCAGGGCAGGGGAGTTCCTCGATCTCGACCGGCCGATCGCGGTGCTGCTGGTCTCGATCCTGCACTTCCTGCCGGACTCGGCGGGGCCGCAGCGGGCGGTGGCCGTGCTGCGCGAGCGCCTGGCGCCGGGCGGCTTCCTGGTGATCACGCACGCCACGACCCTGGGGGGTCTGGAGGACGAGGAGCGGGCCAGGGGGGTCTACCGGGGCTCGACGGCCGGTGGCGGGACCGACCGGTCGCCGGGGCAGATCCGCGCGTTCTTCGGGGGGTGGCCGCTGGAGCCGCCGGGGCTCGTCCAGGCCACGGACTGGCGGCCGGACCGGCCCAAGCTGGTGGGGGACTGGTCGCTGCCGTCGTCGCTGATGGCCGGGGTGGGAAAGAAAACCACTTAA
- a CDS encoding mechanosensitive ion channel family protein produces the protein MSVQSPADWPILVISVVGAILVVEVSRRVLTKVGRKWALARHLVEHCTWPAFSVAAVVAFNLVFGPGMFGDSASERGTAGTVERVLGLFTIAAVTWLIVQAAYALTDVILDRLVLVEGERNRRARRIMTQIALVRRVAAAIIIVIAVGAMLFSFPQVRALGAGLLASAGIAGAIVGIAAQPTIGNMLAGLQLAFSDALRLDDVVVVEDEWGRIEELTLTYVVLRLWDERRLVLPVSYFTQNPFENWTRHGSRVLAVCLLRVDWSVPVPKLRDALYEFLQGNPLWDQKDWTLQVTDVLPNGLVELRALMSAADSPSSWDLKCDVREFLVNFVRDNYPESLPRFRVETPESRIGAGGHK, from the coding sequence ATGAGCGTGCAGTCTCCGGCTGACTGGCCGATCCTCGTCATCTCGGTGGTGGGCGCCATCCTGGTGGTGGAGGTGTCCAGGAGGGTCCTCACCAAGGTGGGCCGGAAATGGGCGCTGGCCCGTCATCTGGTGGAGCACTGCACGTGGCCGGCCTTCTCGGTGGCCGCCGTGGTGGCGTTCAACCTCGTGTTCGGGCCGGGCATGTTCGGCGACTCGGCGAGCGAGCGGGGCACGGCGGGCACCGTCGAACGGGTGCTGGGCCTGTTCACGATCGCCGCGGTCACGTGGCTGATCGTGCAGGCGGCGTACGCGCTGACGGACGTCATCCTCGACCGGCTGGTGCTGGTCGAGGGGGAGCGCAACCGGCGGGCGCGGCGGATCATGACGCAGATCGCGCTGGTCCGCCGCGTCGCCGCCGCGATCATCATCGTGATCGCGGTCGGCGCGATGCTCTTCTCCTTCCCTCAGGTCCGCGCGCTCGGCGCCGGTCTGCTCGCCTCGGCCGGCATCGCCGGCGCCATCGTCGGCATCGCCGCCCAGCCCACCATCGGCAACATGCTCGCCGGTCTCCAGCTCGCCTTCAGCGACGCGCTCCGCCTGGACGACGTGGTCGTCGTCGAGGACGAATGGGGACGCATCGAGGAGCTCACCCTCACGTACGTGGTGCTGCGCCTGTGGGACGAACGCCGCCTCGTGCTCCCGGTCTCGTACTTCACCCAGAACCCGTTCGAGAACTGGACCCGCCACGGCAGCCGCGTCCTGGCCGTGTGCCTGCTGCGCGTGGACTGGTCGGTCCCCGTCCCGAAACTGCGTGACGCGCTCTACGAGTTCCTGCAGGGCAACCCGCTGTGGGACCAGAAGGACTGGACCCTCCAGGTCACGGACGTGCTGCCGAACGGCCTGGTCGAGCTGCGCGCCCTGATGAGCGCCGCCGACTCGCCGTCCTCCTGGGACCTCAAGTGCGACGTACGCGAATTCCTGGTCAATTTCGTCCGCGACAACTACCCGGAATCCCTGCCCCGCTTCCGCGTCGAAACCCCGGAGAGCCGAATCGGCGCCGGCGGCCATAAATAA
- the glmS gene encoding glutamine--fructose-6-phosphate transaminase (isomerizing), with the protein MCGIVAYVGPKDAAPILLEGLQRLEYRGYDSAGVVVSNKGLKVRKVKGRVADLAKVVPVRFKGGLGIGHTRWATHGVPSDVNAHPHLSTDERIAVVHNGIIENAGELRAKLEADGVVFASETDTEVLAHLIAAAVDENDSLEEAVRKTLKSVVGTYGIAVIDSERPGEVVVARNGSPIVLGIGEKEMFAASDVAALVRYTRQVVHLEDGELAVLKADGFHTFASDARETAKEPLTVDWDAGHYDTGGYEHYLLKEISEQPETITRTMSGRLDERFHVAHLGGLNMDARETRSFRRVKIIGCGSAYYSGQIGAQLIEELARIPSDAEPASEFRYRNPVVDPDTLYVAISQSGETYDTLAAVQELKRKGGRVIGIVNAVGSAIAREVDGGIYLHAGPEVSVASTKAFTSTSLAFALLALHLGRVRDLSPADGRRIVEGLRRLPGQIEQILQQGDKIAELAKKYAPHPSMMFVGRVRGYPVAREGAQKLKEISYVHAEAYPASELKHGPLALIGPDMPTVAIVPDDELLDKNLTTLGEIRARGGQVLMVGHREPDAKLADDVIVIPRNEIELDPILLTIPLQLLAYHAAVALGRDVDKPRNLAKSVTVE; encoded by the coding sequence ATGTGCGGAATCGTGGCCTATGTCGGCCCCAAGGACGCTGCGCCCATCCTGCTGGAGGGCCTGCAGCGGCTGGAGTACCGGGGCTATGACTCGGCCGGGGTCGTGGTGTCCAACAAGGGGTTGAAGGTACGCAAGGTCAAGGGCCGGGTGGCGGACCTGGCCAAGGTCGTGCCGGTCAGGTTCAAGGGCGGCCTGGGCATCGGGCACACCCGATGGGCCACGCACGGCGTGCCGAGCGACGTCAACGCGCACCCGCACCTGTCCACCGACGAGCGCATCGCGGTCGTGCACAACGGCATCATCGAGAACGCCGGGGAGCTGCGCGCCAAGCTGGAGGCCGATGGTGTGGTGTTCGCCTCCGAGACGGACACCGAGGTGCTCGCGCACCTGATCGCCGCCGCCGTCGACGAGAACGACTCGCTGGAGGAGGCCGTCAGGAAGACGCTCAAGAGCGTCGTCGGCACGTACGGCATCGCCGTGATCGACTCCGAGCGGCCCGGCGAGGTGGTCGTGGCGCGCAACGGCAGCCCGATCGTGCTGGGCATCGGCGAGAAGGAGATGTTCGCCGCCTCCGACGTGGCGGCGCTGGTCCGCTACACCCGCCAGGTCGTGCACCTGGAGGACGGCGAGCTGGCCGTGCTCAAGGCCGACGGCTTCCACACCTTCGCCAGCGACGCCCGCGAGACGGCCAAGGAGCCGCTGACCGTCGACTGGGACGCCGGCCACTACGACACCGGCGGCTACGAGCACTACCTGCTCAAGGAGATCTCCGAGCAGCCCGAGACGATCACCCGCACCATGAGCGGGCGTCTCGACGAGCGCTTCCACGTGGCCCACCTCGGCGGCCTGAACATGGACGCCCGCGAGACCCGGAGCTTCCGCCGGGTGAAGATCATCGGCTGCGGGTCGGCGTACTACTCGGGCCAGATCGGCGCCCAGCTCATCGAGGAGCTGGCGCGCATCCCGTCCGACGCCGAGCCGGCCAGCGAGTTCCGCTACCGCAACCCCGTCGTCGACCCCGACACCCTCTACGTCGCGATCAGCCAGTCGGGCGAGACCTACGACACGCTCGCCGCCGTGCAGGAGCTCAAGCGCAAGGGCGGCCGGGTCATCGGCATCGTCAACGCCGTGGGCAGCGCCATCGCCCGCGAGGTCGACGGCGGCATCTACCTGCACGCGGGGCCCGAGGTCTCGGTCGCCTCGACCAAGGCGTTCACCTCGACGTCGCTGGCGTTCGCGCTGCTCGCGCTGCACCTGGGCCGCGTGCGCGACCTGTCGCCCGCCGACGGGCGGCGCATCGTGGAGGGCCTGCGCAGGCTGCCCGGCCAGATCGAGCAGATCCTGCAGCAGGGTGACAAGATCGCCGAGCTGGCCAAGAAGTACGCGCCGCACCCGAGCATGATGTTCGTCGGCCGGGTGCGCGGTTACCCGGTGGCCCGCGAGGGCGCGCAGAAGCTCAAGGAGATCTCCTACGTGCACGCCGAGGCGTACCCGGCCAGCGAGCTCAAGCACGGCCCGCTCGCGCTGATCGGCCCCGACATGCCGACGGTCGCGATCGTGCCCGACGACGAGCTGCTCGACAAGAACCTCACCACCCTCGGCGAGATCCGGGCCCGCGGCGGCCAGGTGCTCATGGTGGGGCACCGCGAGCCCGACGCCAAGCTGGCCGACGACGTGATCGTGATTCCCAGGAACGAGATCGAGCTCGACCCGATCCTGCTCACGATCCCGCTGCAGCTCCTGGCGTACCACGCCGCGGTGGCGCTGGGCCGCGATGTGGACAAGCCGCGCAATCTCGCCAAGAGCGTTACGGTCGAATAG
- a CDS encoding Bug family tripartite tricarboxylate transporter substrate binding protein: MGDSREKYMRRRRFLACGLGAVACVAGCGTERAGNVLRTGFSITTAGRRWAPVGKAFAGAARSAGFAAAVSHAISGTPATGTGPTGGPTSGGPAGSGPSGGGPSGGGPTGGGPAEGGPTVGGGPVAGTGFAITVSGLPALAAAELNNTQSLLDTATPLARLSGQIEVVVVPERSPLRDFGDFAARLLASPQQTLLVGGPQGEPDHLLFGLIARAIGADGRRVDYSGYPRLGEAASALLSGKAVAAAGPLADWRTAIGRGRVRALAVSSARPVPDLDVPTLLECGVRVDFADWTAAFGPEDMPAESREQAVRMCEEVIGSSAWEAACLAAGWIPIPLAGDDFARWLGTEIARTRAVLRDLGLLDSTKATTCWGSCGNGH, from the coding sequence ATGGGGGATTCGAGGGAGAAGTACATGCGCCGGCGGCGGTTCCTCGCCTGCGGGCTCGGCGCCGTCGCCTGCGTGGCCGGTTGCGGCACGGAGCGGGCGGGGAACGTGCTGCGTACCGGATTCTCGATCACCACGGCGGGGCGCCGCTGGGCCCCCGTGGGGAAGGCGTTCGCCGGCGCGGCCCGCTCGGCGGGCTTCGCGGCGGCCGTCAGCCACGCGATCAGCGGCACCCCGGCGACCGGCACCGGCCCGACCGGCGGCCCGACCAGCGGCGGCCCGGCAGGCAGCGGTCCGTCGGGTGGCGGTCCGTCGGGTGGCGGGCCGACGGGTGGCGGTCCGGCAGAGGGTGGTCCCACGGTCGGTGGAGGGCCGGTGGCGGGCACCGGTTTCGCGATCACGGTGAGCGGCCTGCCCGCGCTGGCCGCCGCCGAGCTGAACAACACCCAGAGCCTGCTCGACACCGCCACCCCGCTGGCCAGACTCAGCGGCCAGATCGAGGTCGTGGTCGTCCCCGAGCGCTCGCCCCTGCGGGACTTCGGCGACTTCGCCGCCCGGCTCCTGGCCAGCCCCCAGCAGACCCTGCTGGTGGGCGGGCCGCAGGGCGAGCCCGACCACCTGCTGTTCGGCCTGATCGCCAGGGCCATCGGCGCGGACGGCAGGCGGGTCGACTACTCCGGCTACCCCCGGCTGGGCGAGGCCGCCTCCGCGTTGCTCTCCGGCAAGGCGGTCGCCGCGGCGGGCCCGCTGGCCGACTGGCGCACCGCCATCGGCCGCGGCCGCGTCAGGGCGCTCGCGGTCTCCTCGGCCCGCCCCGTGCCCGACCTCGACGTGCCGACGCTGCTGGAGTGCGGCGTCCGGGTGGACTTCGCTGACTGGACGGCCGCGTTCGGGCCCGAGGACATGCCGGCGGAGAGCCGCGAGCAGGCCGTGCGCATGTGCGAGGAGGTGATCGGATCCAGCGCGTGGGAGGCGGCCTGCCTGGCCGCCGGCTGGATCCCGATCCCGCTCGCCGGCGACGACTTCGCCCGCTGGCTCGGCACCGAGATCGCCCGCACCCGCGCCGTGCTGCGGGACCTCGGCCTCCTCGACTCCACCAAAGCCACAACATGCTGGGGTAGTTGCGGGAACGGCCACTAG
- a CDS encoding ABC transporter permease yields MTVPRDGRLHRIAVLTGHNVLLRRRDPAHFVSYLVMPMVLMLIFKGMLGEPTQAVTGLLVMFSVLSMADVATATLTERTWHTWDRLRATRATVPEIMIGKAVPVFAVLVVQQAVLLVYGVLAVGMRLSGPVWPLALAVTAWSFALLCVGTAIAGVVRSQGELSTLCNIAALSVSALGGALVPYALMPAWAQAVAPISPGYWATAMLQAAVRGDLAGTAGPAAVLAGLGLAAGAFACRRLSKGWGRAAVA; encoded by the coding sequence ATGACCGTGCCGCGTGACGGACGCCTGCACAGGATCGCCGTGCTGACCGGGCACAACGTGCTGCTGCGCCGGCGCGACCCCGCCCACTTCGTCAGCTACCTCGTCATGCCCATGGTGCTCATGCTGATCTTCAAGGGCATGCTCGGCGAACCCACGCAGGCGGTCACCGGCCTGCTGGTGATGTTCTCGGTGCTGTCGATGGCCGACGTCGCCACCGCCACCCTCACGGAACGCACCTGGCACACCTGGGACCGCCTGCGCGCCACCAGGGCGACGGTGCCCGAGATCATGATCGGCAAGGCCGTGCCCGTCTTCGCCGTGCTGGTCGTCCAGCAGGCGGTGCTGCTGGTCTACGGCGTGCTCGCCGTCGGCATGCGCCTGTCGGGCCCGGTCTGGCCGCTCGCGCTGGCCGTGACGGCGTGGAGCTTCGCCCTGCTCTGCGTGGGCACCGCCATCGCCGGCGTCGTGCGCAGCCAGGGCGAGCTCAGCACGCTGTGCAACATCGCCGCCCTGTCGGTCAGCGCGCTGGGCGGGGCACTGGTCCCGTACGCGCTGATGCCCGCCTGGGCGCAGGCGGTCGCGCCGATCTCGCCCGGGTACTGGGCGACGGCCATGCTGCAGGCGGCGGTCAGGGGCGACCTCGCCGGTACGGCGGGCCCGGCGGCGGTGCTCGCGGGCCTCGGCCTGGCCGCCGGAGCGTTCGCCTGCCGGCGGCTGAGCAAGGGCTGGGGCCGCGCGGCCGTCGCCTAG
- a CDS encoding ribonucleotide-diphosphate reductase subunit beta has protein sequence MLLDPGMDLTLRPMRYPDFYERFRAAIRNTWTVEEVDLHNDLADLARMTPQERHLINRLVAFFATGDSIVANNLVLNLYQHVNAPEARLYLSRQLYEEAVHVQFYLTLLDTYLPDPDERVKAFAAIEHIPSIRDKAEFCFKWIDSIESLQRLETAAERRRFLLNLICFAACIEGLFFYGAFAYVYWFRSRGLLDGLATGTNWVFRDESMHMEFAFSVVDTVRAEEPSLFDDELGKQVTLMLEEAVAAELAFAEDLCGDGMPGMSAEQMRQYLEYVADQRLARLGLPRRYGSANPFAFMELQDVQELANFFERRVSAYQVAVEGNVTFDETF, from the coding sequence ATGCTGCTCGACCCCGGAATGGACCTCACCCTCCGGCCCATGCGGTACCCGGACTTCTACGAGCGGTTCCGCGCCGCGATCCGCAACACGTGGACCGTCGAGGAGGTGGACCTGCACAACGACCTCGCCGACCTGGCCAGGATGACGCCGCAGGAGCGGCACCTGATCAACCGGCTGGTCGCGTTCTTCGCCACCGGCGACTCCATCGTGGCCAACAACCTCGTGCTCAACCTCTACCAGCACGTCAACGCCCCCGAAGCGCGCCTCTACCTCAGCAGGCAGCTCTACGAGGAGGCCGTGCACGTGCAGTTCTACCTCACGCTGCTCGACACGTACCTGCCGGACCCGGACGAGCGGGTCAAGGCGTTCGCCGCGATCGAGCACATCCCGTCGATCCGCGACAAGGCGGAGTTCTGCTTCAAGTGGATCGACTCCATCGAGAGCCTGCAGCGGCTGGAGACCGCCGCCGAGCGCCGCCGGTTCCTGCTCAACCTGATCTGCTTCGCCGCCTGCATCGAGGGCCTGTTCTTCTACGGCGCGTTCGCCTACGTCTACTGGTTCCGCTCCCGCGGGCTGCTCGACGGCCTGGCCACGGGGACGAACTGGGTGTTCCGCGACGAGTCCATGCACATGGAGTTCGCGTTCAGCGTGGTGGACACCGTACGGGCCGAGGAGCCGTCGCTGTTCGACGACGAGCTGGGCAAGCAGGTGACGCTGATGCTGGAGGAGGCGGTGGCCGCCGAGCTGGCCTTCGCCGAGGACCTGTGCGGTGACGGCATGCCCGGGATGAGCGCCGAGCAGATGCGCCAGTACCTGGAGTACGTGGCCGACCAGCGCCTGGCCAGGCTGGGGCTGCCCAGGCGTTACGGCTCGGCGAACCCGTTCGCGTTCATGGAGTTGCAGGACGTGCAGGAGCTGGCCAATTTCTTCGAACGGCGTGTCTCCGCGTATCAAGTGGCAGTTGAGGGAAATGTGACCTTTGACGAGACGTTCTAA